The Ahaetulla prasina isolate Xishuangbanna chromosome 13, ASM2864084v1, whole genome shotgun sequence genomic interval gggaaggatactgcaaaatccccattcccaccccactctgggaccagtcagaggtggtatttgccagttcgctgaactactcaaaatttccactaccggttctccagaacctgtcagaacctgctgatttcACCCCAATTTAGAATGAAAATACAGCCAGAGTAGCTTGTAAACCAAGGTTTATGGATtggcaaaataaaattttaaaaatcgtaTCGGGCCTGTTTTGGTGAATAAGCCACAATGATCGGGCTTTATGTACTAAACCACAGAGGGTAAGTTTTCACATGATTATATGAAGCCAAAAACATGCTAGGATTTGTTGTATAGATTAAAGGAATGATCCAACCTCTTGTATATTTTTTTGGGTTTGGAAGGCTGAACTCTAAAATGCTTCTTTTGAGTCATTTATGAAATTAAAGCAAGAATGAAGTAAGAACTGACacaatagcaatcttccaatcattgaggggctgtcacagagaagggggGGGTGTcagcctgttctccaaagcacctgaaggcaggaccagaagtaATGAATGGAAGGCTATCAAAGAGGAGAGCCAATTTACAATTAAGGAGAGATTTCTTGACAgtaggaacaattaatcagtgtaacagcctgcctccagaagttgtgggtgtttgctctatcactggaggtttttaagaagagattagacaactatttgtctgaaatggtataaggcaggggtcagcaaccttaaacactcagagctcCAAAGGTCCtaacccagcggttctcaacctgtgggtcgggacccctttgagggtcgaatgacgatttgccaggggtcgcctaagaccatcggaaatatgggaagtatacttgcgagttgaagaatcgcgctccaatggttgactccacaagccagctgcaggctcttcaaatcgctagccgaattcggcttcaggcgcgatcaattaaaaaagagagaaatctttgctctgatgtctccctctcaagccagctgcaatcactcccaatcgctagcctaatctggcttcaggcgccataaacttaataggggaggagtctccgctttaatgcctccgtcctcaaggcaatcgcaagcagttcagatcgctagccaatacggcttcaggcgcgataaattcaaaacaaaaataattttacggttggggtcaccacatcatggggaattgtattaaaggggtcgcagcactataaaggttgagaaccactgtcctaaccggaagcacccgttcaattctggagctgactggaagtccggttcccccatcatagtctcctcctagtgtggcatcctttttcttctgctgactggaagtccggttcccccaccatagagtctcctcctagcacggcatcctttttcctctacctgtcctaactgaaagccctatcaactgtggagccgaccagcaaccgggagccacagcagagggatgaaagagccacatgcggctccagagctgcaggttgctgacccctggtataaggtctcctgcttggtcagggagttggactagaagacctcctgggCTGCTTCCAGCTGTTACCAAGTATTCTGATCATAgcctttttctattttctcccCCACTTAAAGGTGAAAGTTGATGAGAGCCTTTCTCTGGATCACGTAACTCGAGGCAGAGCCAAGATAGCAAAGGGCCGTCGTCCACCCACCAGAAGCCACTTGAAAGAGGTAATAATTGAGGTTACCACCAACCAACGTggcttttatattatttaatcAGAATACTCCTTTTATCATTCATTCAGCAACATTGCTCTTTACTTTTTGTCCTCTTTTATGTTTTGCTATTTCTCATCACGGGAGGGAAGGGTCACAATACCCACCCCCCAGCTAATTTTGATCTTTATGACAGGtatgattatttgaaataatCCCGCGTGCATCTGGACGTATCCAGGAATTATTTCAATTGAAGTTgcattctaaataaaataatctgGTCTTTAGTCACATTTGGTATCTCTCAGCTGTTTTTGTAACATAAGCTTCTTGTCTTAAAAGCCACAATCTTTAAACATCCTCAAGAAAATcatgattaaatattaaaatgcagaACAAACAGTAGGCTGGgaagagaaaattaaatattaaacccAGAACAAGCAAAATGCTGAGACAAGATCGTTACAAACTGGCTCCTCACTAATAGAGGAACTGAACAAACTACTTAGCCTTGGGGGAGAGTTCCATGGTGTGGGCATAGCTACAGAAAACTCCCGATTTTGGGTCACCCATGATTTAGAACTCTAATAGTTGTAGACCAAACAAGATTGATGTCCCTAATATTTGGGCAGACTTTTACTGAGAGACGGGCTCTGGGGAtattagacagagacagacagatatatagacagacagaaagacataaatagagatggatgggtggatggatggatggatggatagatagaaaatagagagagagagagagagaaagaggagagagagagagagagaaacatgatggatgaatggatagaagacagacagacatagagagagaaaaagagaatgagaaagggagaggaaagagagagagagtaagagagacAAATAGACGATGTCCAGATTCAATCTAGGCCTAGAACAGAGGTCTgctaacttggctcttttaagacttgtggacttcaactcccagagttcctcagccagctttgctttgggaattgaagtccaaaagtcttaaaagagccgaaTTTGCACACCCCTAGCCTGGAACAATCTAGTTCTAAGCCCAAGGAATTCTATCCACATAGAgctcaagagaagagaagaaataggCCCAAGAAGTCAATCCTATGGTAAGGAACGAAGCCAACATTCTGGCAACTGTTTCCGGGAATATGTGATCATATTTTGAGCGCAAAACTCCAGATGACcaccagcaggcagcaaagagcaaGAAGTCACTGCTATCTATCTGATGGTCATCTGGATTTGTTTCATCCATAACTTAGGTATGGTAGCCTAAGGCAGGGATAAAGATAGATTTTCTGCTCCTTTGATTCCATGTATGAGTCTTCCATCGGGCTTCTTGCTTGAGccgccgcggtgtggctcaggctgtaagatagcctgttattaaacacagctgcctgcaattactgcaggctcgagtcccaccaggcccaaggttgacttagccttccatcctttataaggtaggtaaaatgaggacccagattgttgggggggcaataagttgactttgtatataaatatacaaatagaatgagactattgccttatacactgtaagccgccctgagtcttcggagaagggcgggatataaatgtaaataaaaaaaaataagataatctCTTGCGTTGACAAAAAtgtaatacttaaaaaaaaatgcatgataGTCATTCTGAAATTGCAGGACATGTAGGGCATTCGAACCTTTTTTCAGTTATTTGTTTGTTATTATTGTGTGGTCAGCAgcttaaattcttttaaaagttatggACTTGAGCACTGATTCAGAGATCTCTCTCATTTGCTTTTCTGCTTAGGTGGCTAGGTCAACGTCAGATGGGATCCTGAGACTTGACTTAGATATAACAGACAGTGGATCTCCAAACAGCATCCTAGTGACCAGTGAAACTGCTGAAACTCCTCCTCCGAAGGAGACTCCTAAACCTCCAATGCCCCCTGCAAAAGTGCCCATGCCTCCAACGGAGAACCTAAGTGCCAATCTTTCCCCAGAAGATCCACAGGTCAAGAAGCCACCAATGCCTCCAGTTAAGCCTCTTAAGGAAGTAGCAGCACCCGGCGAAAATGTGAACTCTGTGGAAGGAAGCGAGGCAGAAGAGGAGACATGTGAAGACTCTGAAGAAATCGAAGAAGGTTTGGCGGAAACCAAACCTCCAGCACCTCCTCCGAAGATTTTATCTGAAAAAATGAAGGTGGGATGGGATCATCCAGGTTCTGAACGTCGTGACGTTGGAACTGAGAAGGCCCCTGGATTAAACAAGGAAGCAGTCAAACCACCGACTCCTCCACCTAAGATTTTTAGAGCCAGCTTGATCTCCAACGAGAACGACGTGCAGGTAGACCTTTCTAAAGGGGATTGGCAGCCTGACGGAGACTCAAACCTTGACGTCCGCGGCATTGATGACAACGCAACAACTCAGCCTGCTTTCCAGAATGGGAAGGAGCAGGACGACCATTCCTCGGAGCCAGCAGCAAAGGAGGAGGGCTCGAGCCTGCCTTCTGAAGACCAGGTTGACGGCGTGGAGCCCGTAGGAGGTTCTCCAGCAACCAAGCCTCGCAGCGCCTCTCTAGGGGCCTTGCTTTCAGATTCACCCAAAAAGCCTCCTCGGCCAGATTTCCAGAAGTCGTCTCTACTGCACGTGGTGCGGATGGAGAAGAAAATCGCGGATGAAAAGGAACGAACTGAGAAGCTCCTGCAGAAGGTTCAATGTGAAGAGCTGGAGCAAGGCCAGGAAAGGGGCAAGCGACTCTCGGTAGACGCAAAGGAGCTGCTCAACGAAGCCACCGAACAACTCCGGCAAGCCACCCAGGTCTTGCAAGAGGTCAAAGATTTAGGGGAACTGAGAAGGGAACCTACCAGTTTACGGAAAGGGATCCCGAAGGACCTAGCGACTGTTTATAGGAGAAGCGCTCCTTAAGAAGGGATTtgaattctgaattttgatttAGACGAAAGGTAGCCGGGCGGCACCATTTCTACTGGGCTACTAGATCAGTGTTTTAAAGACGCATGGATAGGGCAGCAGCCTGAGTCTTATTAAGTGTTGCTTATTTTCACACTGCCCCTTTCGTAATCTCAGAATGTGGGCTGGATCCTGCCGGGCGGGGTGTTCTTAGAGAGGGATCTGGTTAGAGGACCTCAGGGAAAGATCtggtggttttttgggggggaagacaAGCAGTAACTGGAAGCCATAGGGACTTCCTACCAGGGGTGCCTAAAACATTTCAAATGTGGAAGAGTTTGAGAAAGAGATCGTGAAGCCTTTCCAACTTGGTGGAAACCTCTTGCAAGTTCAGAACGGGAGCTTTGCGGTTCAGGCGGTGCCCTTTTGAGCTAGGAGCACGTCAAGTTGGAGCAGGGATGTTGAATTTCCCGTGCAGGCTGGAATATTTCGGGTTAGAAAAGTTTTGCAcagtcctggtttttgtctttctGGTttattctttctccctccctctctctccttctctccctccctctctctctccctccctctctctccttctctccctccctctctctccctctctttctctccttccctccctccctctctctccctctcccctcttcctctgtctctctctctccttccccccctctctcccccctctctgtctcgTTTGCAAAGACTGCAGAGATCAGCTGCAGAATGAGATCTTAGTGAGCTGGGTATATGGAATGAGGCTGCAGTACTTTCTAATCCTTTTTGTTTTAACTCAGGGTTAATGTAGTAGGGCACATGGGAGGCGGGGCTGAAGCAAGCAGTGGGTGGGCTCTCCTTTGaaatcctttcttttctctctctctctctctctcttttgtgatgctccctcctccttcctgacTCTCCTTTTTCTTGAACGGCTTTGTTGCAGAAAGCTTTCCTCAGGTCCCGTtccagctttttatttatttgtcccaAGCCATGCAAGGTCCTTGCAAGTGGTGACAGTGTGTGCGTCCTGCATTTAAAGACAAGCCCGCTTATCACCAAGATAGCCAGTGATTATTTTGGGGAGGCTCCCAATATATAGACGTTGCTGACGATGGGTGGCTGTTTTAAGTCTGTCCTAGCCAGGTATCAAACTGAGCTACATCATCAGATTGCAGATCTGAAATCGTCTTAGTTCCTACATCACCCGCTTGCTTGGGGTTGGCTTAGCCTGCTGTTGCGTTGCTCACCTCTGGTGGCTGATTGAACAAATGATGGTTATGCAAAGGGTGCCTTTACCACAGCGTGGAAACACAATTAAAGTCTTCAGCAAGTCGTAGggaacaaggtttttttttcccccaagctgATTTTCCATTCATTTGCGAAGAACAGACACATCATACATTGGAGAGACTCTGTATAAATCCATCACGGGTTCGGCTGATGCAAAATCTCATTtgaatgggggggaaaaataccAACTGGACTCATACGTGCTCAGATTTCGTACAAACACAGTGGAGAGCATCAGGTTTTTTTCCCATTATGCAGTGGCACTCGCCTTAGCAACCATATCAACTTTGGGGAAATGATTTTGCAATTGTAGGGCGGGTGTATATGCGTTCCCATGTTTCCTTTGGTTTTGGTTGAACATTGCTTCTAAACTGGCTGatagctaccatgtttccctgaaaataagatctcgctggataataagccctccaccaaaaataaaccctccaccaaaaatatttaactgcctgcgcagctggtccccgccatttcctctggttaggtttagggagacagagctggaaatcaggcaagACGGCAAGGggatccccgtcttgctccatgcaccccaaaataataagacctccccaaaaataaggccaagcacttatttcggggttcaaaaaaatataagacaggcagtggtgaaatataaaatttgttactactggttctgtgagtgtggcttggtgggggggtaatatgactgggtgggcatggccaactcttttttttttttacttttaaaagcattttttctacaacctcttcgactgtagaaaaaatgcttttaaaaggctcctctgacaatcccagctgagttgcctgatcatcagagggtttttttttttaacttttaaaaatattttttcggctgaagaaaaaatgcttttaaaagtaaaaaaaaaaaacaacctctgatgatcgtgcggctcagctgggcatggcgggggggcagggatttttgctaccggttctctgaaccacccgccgccatcgctactggatcgggcgatcaggtccaaaccgggagcatttcacccctgaagacagggtcttattttcagggaatcaCAGTAGCTGCATCAGACAGACCAAGGACCAATGCATATTTATCAGAAGAATAGTCTTTCGCTTAGGATGAGGTATGAATTCTGCCGTAAGCGCAATCTCCCGCCATAAATTACTGTAACTTTTTTTAACTTGCCCCATTAATAACCTTCCTTGCCAAGATCCTCGTTTTCACTTGAGCTGatggcttttaaaagactctggagACAAccgtatttttttacaacctggaaAATGAGTTGATATTTTCCTATCTTTCAGatgtcatttaaaaagaaaaaaagaaaagaaaaaaagacgcgCATAAAATCGGTACCCAATGATTCAATAAGCAGCTTAAGGAAGAAATATTGGCGAATCCGGGCAGGATGGAAATAATGGCACTCAGTGCCATTTGTGCTCTGGGTTGATTTCCTGAAGACGGGGTCCTCGAAGACCTAGTTGAATTCATCACCGGACTCTTCCTGCAAGAAAAAAggtga includes:
- the PLEKHO2 gene encoding pleckstrin homology domain-containing family O member 2, whose amino-acid sequence is MEDGLKQENLEKSKSPTSGDKVGWIKKSSGGLLSLWKERYIRLRKNQLLVYENEEEQKCAESLELEHYDRCQDLRALLKRRNRFILIHSPGCKVQDIKFQASTPEEKELWMKALNDGISRGKNKIFDEVKVDESLSLDHVTRGRAKIAKGRRPPTRSHLKEVARSTSDGILRLDLDITDSGSPNSILVTSETAETPPPKETPKPPMPPAKVPMPPTENLSANLSPEDPQVKKPPMPPVKPLKEVAAPGENVNSVEGSEAEEETCEDSEEIEEGLAETKPPAPPPKILSEKMKVGWDHPGSERRDVGTEKAPGLNKEAVKPPTPPPKIFRASLISNENDVQVDLSKGDWQPDGDSNLDVRGIDDNATTQPAFQNGKEQDDHSSEPAAKEEGSSLPSEDQVDGVEPVGGSPATKPRSASLGALLSDSPKKPPRPDFQKSSLLHVVRMEKKIADEKERTEKLLQKVQCEELEQGQERGKRLSVDAKELLNEATEQLRQATQVLQEVKDLGELRREPTSLRKGIPKDLATVYRRSAP